Proteins from one Salvelinus sp. IW2-2015 linkage group LG32, ASM291031v2, whole genome shotgun sequence genomic window:
- the LOC111957307 gene encoding protein ABHD8-like isoform X1: MYCVTVVYGLTLNPMLNWSFMLAGTMLTSITDGILCCLTGKAASLVMPVESSEPADTFEFVEVKPGRVLRVRHIIPERQSSVVTEEDQVKEPEQEKGSGSNNSSSVHCKRKITVYRNGQLVIENLGDVLHSQILQCQDGDLEPCSTVEVELADYKEVPTSPEPKPTPPLPTVGDQKPAAPPRRRHRKPKRTLMIDSEREISSCKGTHSDVALFFVHGVGGSLDIWGSQLDFFSRLGYEVIAPDLAGHGASTAPHITAAYTFFALAEDMRAIFKKYARKRNILVGHSYGVSFCTFLAHEYPDQVHKVVMINGGGPTALEPSLCSIFQLPSCVLHCLSPCLAWSFLKAGFAHQGAKEKQLLKQGNAFNVNPFVLRAMMSGQYWPEGDEVYHAELTVPILLVHGMYDKFVPMDEDQRMAEILLFAFLKVIEEGSHMVMMECPDTVNTLLHEFFLWEPDMSKKDTVKTDPDKTVTVNGVVVQTPKPNKPMDK, encoded by the exons ATGTATTGTGTTACTGTTGTCTATGGACTGACTTTGAACCCAATGTTAAACTGGTCATTTATGCTG GCAGGCACCATGCTGACCAGCATTACAGACGGGATCCTGTGCTGTCTGACTGGGAAGGCTGCCAGCCTAGTGATGCCCGTCGAGTCCTCCGAGCCAGCTGACACCTTTGAGTTTGTGGAGGTGAAGCCCGGGAGAGTCCTAAGGGTTCGCCACATCATCCCTGAGCGCCAGTCATCGGTGGTAACGGAGGAGGACCAGGTAAAGGAGCCAGAGCAGGAGAAGGGCAGTggaagcaacaacagcagcagtgtGCACTGCAAGCGCAAGATCACTGTCTACCGCAACGGCCAGCTAGTCATTGAGAACCTGGGTGACGTGCTGCACTCGCAGATCCTCCAGTGCCAGGATGGAGACCTAGAGCCCTGTAGCACCGTGGAGGTGGAACTGGCCGACTATAAGGAAGTGCCCACCTCCCCCGAACCCAAACCCACGCCTCCCCTACCCACGGTCGGGGATCAGAAACCCGCGGCACCTCCTCGCCGGCGCCATCGCAAGCCTAAGCGCACATTGATGATTGACTCGGAGAGGGAGATCTCCAGCTGCAAGGGGACGCACTCGGATGTGGCGCTCTTTTTCGTACATGGGGTAGGCGGCTCKCTGGACATCTGGGGCAGCCAGCTGGACTTCTTCTCGCGGCTGGGGTATGAGGTCATCGCCCCTGACCTGGCGGGCCACGGGGCCAGCACAGCACCCCACATCACGGCGGCCTACACCTTCTTTGCCCTGGCAGAGGACATGCGCGCCATCTTCAAGAAATACGCCCGTAAACGCAACATCCTAGTCGGGCACTCCTATGG GGTATCGTTCTGTACCTTCCTGGCACATGAGTATCCAGACCAGGTTCACAAGGTGGTGATGATCAATGGAGGGGGGCCCACAGCTCTGGAGCCCAGCCTCTGTTCCATCTTCCAGCTGCCTTCCTGTGTGCTGCACtgcctctccccctgtctggccTGGAGCTTTCTCAA GGCTGGGTTTGCCCATCAGGGAGCCAAAGAGAAGCAGCTGCTGAAGCAGGGCAATGCCTTCAATGTGAATCCATTTGTGCTGCGAGCCATGATGAGCGGGCAGTATTGGCCTGAGGGGGATGAGGTGTACCATGCTGAGCTTACTGTGCCCATCCTGTTGGTGCACGGCATGTACGACAAGTTTGTRCCTATGGATGAGGACCAACGCATGGCAGAG ATCCTTCTGTTTGCATTCCTGAAAGTCATTGAGGAGGGCAGTCACATGGTGATGATGGAGTGCCCTGACACAGTCAACACCCTCCTGCACGAGTTTTTCCTATGGGAGCCCGACATGTCCAAAAAGGACACAGTTAAGACTGATCCTGACAAGACTGTTACGGTCAATGGCGTTGTCGTCCARACACCAAAACCAAACAAGCCCATGGACAAATAA
- the LOC111957307 gene encoding protein ABHD8-like isoform X2: MLTSITDGILCCLTGKAASLVMPVESSEPADTFEFVEVKPGRVLRVRHIIPERQSSVVTEEDQVKEPEQEKGSGSNNSSSVHCKRKITVYRNGQLVIENLGDVLHSQILQCQDGDLEPCSTVEVELADYKEVPTSPEPKPTPPLPTVGDQKPAAPPRRRHRKPKRTLMIDSEREISSCKGTHSDVALFFVHGVGGSLDIWGSQLDFFSRLGYEVIAPDLAGHGASTAPHITAAYTFFALAEDMRAIFKKYARKRNILVGHSYGVSFCTFLAHEYPDQVHKVVMINGGGPTALEPSLCSIFQLPSCVLHCLSPCLAWSFLKAGFAHQGAKEKQLLKQGNAFNVNPFVLRAMMSGQYWPEGDEVYHAELTVPILLVHGMYDKFVPMDEDQRMAEILLFAFLKVIEEGSHMVMMECPDTVNTLLHEFFLWEPDMSKKDTVKTDPDKTVTVNGVVVQTPKPNKPMDK, translated from the exons ATGCTGACCAGCATTACAGACGGGATCCTGTGCTGTCTGACTGGGAAGGCTGCCAGCCTAGTGATGCCCGTCGAGTCCTCCGAGCCAGCTGACACCTTTGAGTTTGTGGAGGTGAAGCCCGGGAGAGTCCTAAGGGTTCGCCACATCATCCCTGAGCGCCAGTCATCGGTGGTAACGGAGGAGGACCAGGTAAAGGAGCCAGAGCAGGAGAAGGGCAGTggaagcaacaacagcagcagtgtGCACTGCAAGCGCAAGATCACTGTCTACCGCAACGGCCAGCTAGTCATTGAGAACCTGGGTGACGTGCTGCACTCGCAGATCCTCCAGTGCCAGGATGGAGACCTAGAGCCCTGTAGCACCGTGGAGGTGGAACTGGCCGACTATAAGGAAGTGCCCACCTCCCCCGAACCCAAACCCACGCCTCCCCTACCCACGGTCGGGGATCAGAAACCCGCGGCACCTCCTCGCCGGCGCCATCGCAAGCCTAAGCGCACATTGATGATTGACTCGGAGAGGGAGATCTCCAGCTGCAAGGGGACGCACTCGGATGTGGCGCTCTTTTTCGTACATGGGGTAGGCGGCTCKCTGGACATCTGGGGCAGCCAGCTGGACTTCTTCTCGCGGCTGGGGTATGAGGTCATCGCCCCTGACCTGGCGGGCCACGGGGCCAGCACAGCACCCCACATCACGGCGGCCTACACCTTCTTTGCCCTGGCAGAGGACATGCGCGCCATCTTCAAGAAATACGCCCGTAAACGCAACATCCTAGTCGGGCACTCCTATGG GGTATCGTTCTGTACCTTCCTGGCACATGAGTATCCAGACCAGGTTCACAAGGTGGTGATGATCAATGGAGGGGGGCCCACAGCTCTGGAGCCCAGCCTCTGTTCCATCTTCCAGCTGCCTTCCTGTGTGCTGCACtgcctctccccctgtctggccTGGAGCTTTCTCAA GGCTGGGTTTGCCCATCAGGGAGCCAAAGAGAAGCAGCTGCTGAAGCAGGGCAATGCCTTCAATGTGAATCCATTTGTGCTGCGAGCCATGATGAGCGGGCAGTATTGGCCTGAGGGGGATGAGGTGTACCATGCTGAGCTTACTGTGCCCATCCTGTTGGTGCACGGCATGTACGACAAGTTTGTRCCTATGGATGAGGACCAACGCATGGCAGAG ATCCTTCTGTTTGCATTCCTGAAAGTCATTGAGGAGGGCAGTCACATGGTGATGATGGAGTGCCCTGACACAGTCAACACCCTCCTGCACGAGTTTTTCCTATGGGAGCCCGACATGTCCAAAAAGGACACAGTTAAGACTGATCCTGACAAGACTGTTACGGTCAATGGCGTTGTCGTCCARACACCAAAACCAAACAAGCCCATGGACAAATAA